One genomic region from Actinocatenispora thailandica encodes:
- a CDS encoding CPCC family cysteine-rich protein: METPEHPEPHIEPFTNVVRGEADGPHRCPCCGYVTLTERGMFEICSVCFWEDDGQDDHDADLVRGGPNKRLSLTDARRNFAAFGACDQRCRKFVRDPLPSERPA; encoded by the coding sequence GTGGAGACGCCGGAGCATCCAGAGCCGCATATCGAGCCGTTCACGAACGTCGTCCGCGGTGAAGCCGACGGGCCGCATCGATGCCCGTGCTGCGGATACGTCACGTTGACTGAGCGCGGAATGTTTGAGATCTGCTCGGTCTGCTTCTGGGAGGACGACGGGCAGGACGACCATGACGCCGATCTGGTACGCGGTGGACCGAACAAACGGCTGAGTCTGACCGATGCGCGCCGTAACTTCGCCGCCTTCGGCGCATGCGACCAGCGATGCCGCAAGTTCGTGCGCGATCCGCTGCCTTCCGAGCGGCCCGCCTAG
- a CDS encoding DUF2637 domain-containing protein, translating into MESVARVGILAGIGVMAGAASFTHMHDWTMQALPHGTADWFGWANAVASELMPTCALLEIRRKRRAGGSITYPVTLLVASGLLSLGAQVSQAGDSLTSKGLAALPAVAFMLLVKLVFSGLPHGTPATEPASRHDAPGRPDHADAGDHRGDRHSLVEDGARDREEHTDPRQGDADLAQPVPTVPTTSEPPHQPQHGQALSAPAPVAPRPIVPSAPVVAGRVNGRPVVIRR; encoded by the coding sequence GTGGAGAGCGTCGCGCGCGTCGGCATCCTGGCCGGTATCGGGGTGATGGCGGGCGCCGCGAGCTTCACCCACATGCACGACTGGACGATGCAGGCGCTCCCGCACGGGACGGCCGACTGGTTCGGCTGGGCGAATGCCGTCGCTTCCGAGCTGATGCCGACCTGTGCGCTGTTGGAGATTCGCCGCAAGCGCCGGGCGGGTGGTTCGATCACCTACCCGGTGACGCTGCTCGTCGCGTCCGGGCTGCTCTCGCTGGGTGCGCAGGTCTCCCAGGCCGGTGACTCACTCACGTCGAAGGGGCTGGCCGCGCTACCAGCGGTAGCGTTCATGCTGCTCGTCAAGCTGGTGTTCTCCGGGCTGCCGCACGGCACGCCGGCGACAGAACCGGCGTCCCGCCATGATGCACCCGGCCGTCCAGATCACGCCGACGCCGGCGACCACCGCGGGGACCGCCACAGCCTGGTGGAAGACGGCGCGCGCGATCGTGAAGAACACACCGACCCACGCCAGGGAGATGCCGACCTGGCACAGCCGGTCCCAACGGTCCCGACGACGAGTGAACCACCGCATCAACCACAACACGGCCAGGCGCTATCGGCGCCAGCGCCGGTAGCGCCTCGTCCGATCGTCCCGTCCGCGCCGGTCGTGGCGGGTCGGGTCAACGGTCGCCCGGTGGTGATCCGCCGATGA
- a CDS encoding FtsK/SpoIIIE domain-containing protein, with protein sequence MAGRREPQLVRLQSSVFALPRWALLIGLIIRCVFRAVRFVFRYWRVTGPAFLLAWLGFNAGWKTVPILLVLVAAALSGWRVGHRESFDRWVRWPFASRWRRWWLYRRGWEPTMRACGLSFAHGSEQYWPRVLSVASSVAGDVVRLRMLRGQTPEHYTGKSAELAYSFGTRLCRVFSGRVNVSPRVHSGRLGAVVAWWERRKYGRDRPTEMTLVFVRGDLLAYVVPAIASDRIASAPDLARLPVGLREDNAPLHLVLAQTHVLIAGATGAGKGSVIWSIMRALAGGIRSGLVQVWAIDPKGGMELAMGQRMFARFAYSSLTEMAGVLDQAVDVMRERQNRLAGAVRQHTPTPQDPTIVVLVDELAALTAYLTDKDLRARIESALAMLLSQGRALGVHVIAAVQDPRKEVVKFRDLFPTRIGLRMTEDQQVDMVLGAGARKRGALADQIPASLPGVGYMVLDQRPEPVRVRFTHVTDEHIRDMNARFACPNAYRSGSVDQEASTSRPTVPAQTSAGRRTTVMPAGLLDKLRAEQ encoded by the coding sequence ATGGCGGGGCGTCGTGAGCCGCAGTTGGTGCGGCTGCAGTCGTCGGTGTTCGCGCTGCCTCGGTGGGCGCTGCTGATCGGTCTCATCATCCGGTGCGTGTTCCGCGCTGTGCGGTTCGTGTTCCGGTACTGGCGGGTGACCGGACCGGCGTTCCTGCTCGCCTGGTTGGGCTTCAACGCCGGGTGGAAGACCGTGCCGATCCTGCTCGTCCTGGTGGCCGCCGCACTGTCTGGCTGGCGGGTCGGGCATCGCGAGTCGTTCGACCGCTGGGTCCGCTGGCCGTTCGCGTCGCGGTGGCGCCGGTGGTGGCTGTACCGGCGCGGTTGGGAACCGACGATGCGCGCGTGCGGGCTGTCGTTCGCACACGGGTCGGAGCAGTACTGGCCGCGCGTCCTCTCGGTCGCCTCGTCCGTCGCCGGTGATGTGGTGCGGCTGCGGATGCTGCGTGGGCAGACGCCGGAGCACTACACCGGCAAGTCGGCCGAGCTGGCGTACTCGTTCGGTACGCGGCTGTGCCGGGTGTTCTCCGGCCGGGTCAACGTCTCGCCGCGCGTGCACTCCGGGCGGCTCGGCGCCGTCGTGGCGTGGTGGGAGCGCCGCAAGTACGGCCGCGATCGTCCGACCGAGATGACGCTGGTGTTCGTCCGCGGTGACCTGCTCGCGTACGTCGTGCCTGCGATCGCGTCGGACCGGATCGCCAGCGCGCCGGACCTGGCGCGGCTGCCCGTCGGGCTCCGAGAGGACAACGCGCCGCTGCACCTGGTACTGGCGCAGACGCACGTCCTGATCGCGGGCGCCACCGGTGCCGGGAAGGGCTCGGTGATCTGGTCGATCATGCGGGCGTTGGCCGGCGGGATCCGCAGTGGCCTCGTGCAGGTGTGGGCCATCGACCCGAAGGGTGGGATGGAGCTGGCGATGGGGCAGCGGATGTTCGCCCGTTTTGCGTACTCGTCGCTGACCGAGATGGCCGGCGTCCTGGACCAGGCCGTCGACGTCATGCGCGAGCGGCAGAACCGGTTGGCCGGCGCCGTTCGCCAGCACACCCCGACTCCGCAGGACCCGACGATCGTCGTGCTCGTTGACGAGCTGGCCGCGCTGACGGCGTACCTGACGGACAAGGATCTCCGGGCGCGAATCGAGTCGGCGTTGGCAATGCTCCTGTCGCAGGGCCGGGCGCTGGGCGTGCACGTGATCGCTGCGGTGCAGGACCCGCGCAAGGAGGTCGTCAAGTTCCGCGACCTGTTCCCCACCCGCATCGGGCTGCGGATGACCGAAGACCAGCAGGTCGACATGGTGCTCGGTGCCGGCGCACGCAAGCGGGGTGCGCTGGCGGACCAGATCCCGGCCAGCCTGCCCGGCGTCGGCTACATGGTGCTCGACCAGCGGCCCGAACCGGTGCGGGTGCGGTTCACCCACGTCACCGACGAGCACATCCGGGACATGAACGCGCGGTTCGCCTGCCCGAACGCGTACCGCTCGGGTTCCGTCGACCAGGAAGCGTCGACGAGCCGGCCAACGGTACCGGCGCAGACCTCGGCCGGTCGACGCACCACCGTCATGCCGGCGGGGCTGCTGGACAAGCTGAGGGCCGAGCAGTGA
- a CDS encoding GGDEF domain-containing protein, with protein MASSLADRVRYARERKPAPVAGSWCWDARDEPNTGLVCFPDLDQRLPGHVAAALAAGHGIGVAIGDVDGLTEYVEAANQAGSWGHLAGNELMRLAGLIAREWFAARVTDGCLSTFGGDEIVLVAESDDADRFQGHVDELRGLLCDRLACTVSFAVGYLDPASFGPWLCATLLGGVDRALFERKSARRRGGDVPAGFLLRAPLALVPGRSGGC; from the coding sequence ATGGCCTCCTCCCTCGCCGATCGGGTCCGCTACGCGCGTGAGCGCAAGCCGGCGCCGGTCGCCGGCTCGTGGTGCTGGGATGCCCGGGACGAGCCGAACACGGGCCTCGTCTGCTTCCCGGATCTCGACCAGCGGCTACCGGGTCATGTGGCCGCTGCGCTGGCTGCGGGGCACGGCATCGGGGTCGCGATCGGCGACGTCGACGGGCTGACGGAGTACGTCGAGGCGGCCAACCAGGCGGGTAGCTGGGGCCACCTGGCGGGCAACGAGCTGATGCGGCTCGCCGGGCTGATCGCGCGGGAGTGGTTCGCCGCGCGGGTCACCGACGGGTGCCTGTCGACGTTCGGCGGGGACGAGATCGTGTTGGTCGCGGAGTCCGACGACGCGGACCGGTTTCAGGGCCACGTGGACGAGCTGCGCGGGCTGCTGTGTGATCGGCTGGCGTGCACGGTGTCGTTCGCGGTCGGGTACCTCGATCCGGCGTCGTTCGGCCCGTGGTTGTGCGCGACGTTGCTCGGGGGAGTGGACCGGGCGTTGTTCGAGCGGAAGTCCGCTCGTCGGCGCGGCGGCGACGTACCCGCGGGGTTTCTGCTGCGTGCGCCGCTCGCGCTGGTGCCGGGGAGGTCCGGTGGCTGCTGA
- a CDS encoding bifunctional DNA primase/polymerase: protein MGWPRRILREALRYAEIGWPVAPGARALGPARRWQWLLNPDAPVPAVRCECGPNCATPAAHPTGPAVTSAAEVRAAWDVNEPPNIVLACGVRFDVIRVGGQVAAESEKILAAWRVAPAIALTATAVVQRLLFVAPGEPVELPAGADYLGRGGWVPAPPSSRGPAGEDRWFWSYETRWRTLPSAADVALAVWLADREVRRFRDGLLPRRSGPLRA from the coding sequence GTGGGGTGGCCGAGGCGGATTCTTCGCGAGGCTCTGCGATACGCGGAGATCGGATGGCCGGTGGCTCCCGGTGCACGGGCGCTCGGTCCGGCTCGACGCTGGCAGTGGCTGCTCAACCCGGACGCGCCGGTACCGGCGGTGCGTTGCGAATGCGGGCCGAACTGCGCGACGCCTGCGGCCCATCCGACCGGCCCGGCGGTGACATCGGCCGCCGAGGTGCGGGCGGCATGGGACGTAAACGAGCCACCGAACATCGTGCTCGCCTGCGGGGTCCGCTTCGATGTGATCCGGGTCGGCGGCCAGGTGGCGGCCGAGAGCGAGAAGATCCTTGCCGCCTGGCGGGTGGCGCCGGCAATCGCGCTGACGGCGACCGCGGTCGTGCAACGGCTGTTGTTCGTTGCGCCGGGGGAGCCCGTCGAACTGCCGGCAGGCGCGGACTACCTCGGCCGCGGCGGCTGGGTACCGGCACCTCCCTCGTCCCGCGGCCCCGCCGGCGAGGACCGGTGGTTCTGGTCGTACGAGACGCGGTGGCGGACGCTGCCCAGCGCGGCGGACGTGGCACTCGCCGTGTGGCTGGCGGATCGCGAAGTGCGGAGGTTTCGTGATGGCCTCCTCCCTCGCCGATCGGGTCCGCTACGCGCGTGA
- a CDS encoding AAA family ATPase, whose translation MTTTFRLDAVTLQTTEGEVRYTFPSDLSVLAGPTGVGKTTLLELVKFGYGGEAEIAEVARDYVVEVRIDTTLGDSRFRLARTIDPSKRKTVRVIDLVARERLADHYTTNAEPRLSSLLLSALGLPDDMRAPSRTNVSRNTGSRISFIDIFGFLYVPQREINRDIAHSDESVREPKRKAVFELLFGLTDADTLNQRSLINELQGKIDTAEIEARNVAGFLASSNTTTQENAHSLVQEARSVEAKTKVRITELRAALDPVEDRKTSVLRDLLADTERTVADCRSQVVALQRREREYRVELQQVQDDLDRLSRISDAGHRLADIEFEVCPRCVQSLATREVPTGACRVCLQPDPAPAGTAEFDQYESKQLRDQFNEIESQLHAASSQIEETSNTEATAVRRVAELTALIESRTRERITPRLQAFADLSERLAEARSLQREMEGTLRQWDRLQDLELAARELRSERENAKAELQRLEEALEERREQIFSDLNEEYGHTISLLGVPGITSASIDSRTYLPVINGTPWRKHGPRGGGITTAAQTAYWATLLAVAQKHSWTHYPAFLLVDSPRQSVNDSEALSQALYRRLVALADTNREFSRIGVNRAKIQIIIADNSLPTAYRSDYAQVDFSIENPTVPTIRHPGPAKVKLLGS comes from the coding sequence ATGACAACTACCTTCAGGCTGGACGCAGTAACCCTCCAGACCACCGAGGGCGAGGTGAGATACACATTTCCCTCCGACCTCTCCGTACTGGCAGGACCAACCGGTGTCGGTAAAACAACTCTACTTGAGTTGGTCAAGTTTGGCTATGGAGGAGAAGCCGAAATCGCAGAGGTCGCCCGTGACTACGTTGTCGAGGTCCGAATAGACACAACGTTAGGCGATAGTCGTTTCAGGTTGGCGCGGACGATCGACCCGAGCAAACGAAAGACTGTCCGGGTAATCGATCTAGTAGCCCGGGAGAGACTAGCTGATCATTACACGACAAATGCTGAGCCTCGTCTAAGCAGCCTCCTCCTCTCGGCGCTCGGATTGCCGGACGACATGAGAGCACCTTCGCGCACCAATGTCAGCCGCAACACGGGCTCGCGAATTTCGTTCATCGACATCTTCGGATTTCTCTATGTGCCCCAACGAGAAATAAATCGGGACATTGCCCATAGCGACGAATCAGTTAGAGAACCGAAACGCAAGGCAGTATTTGAACTACTGTTTGGCCTTACCGATGCCGATACACTGAATCAGCGCTCATTGATAAATGAGCTTCAAGGAAAGATTGATACAGCAGAAATAGAGGCTAGGAACGTGGCAGGATTCTTAGCTTCTAGCAATACGACGACACAGGAAAATGCGCATTCTCTTGTGCAAGAAGCCAGGTCGGTCGAGGCAAAGACGAAGGTAAGAATTACAGAACTGCGTGCCGCACTCGATCCGGTCGAGGATCGGAAGACTAGCGTGCTTCGCGATCTTCTCGCCGACACCGAACGTACCGTTGCTGATTGTCGGTCACAAGTAGTGGCCCTCCAGCGGCGGGAGCGCGAGTACCGCGTCGAATTGCAGCAAGTTCAGGACGACCTCGACCGCCTGAGCCGCATATCCGATGCCGGCCACCGTCTTGCCGACATTGAGTTTGAAGTATGCCCCCGCTGCGTCCAGTCACTTGCGACCCGCGAAGTTCCCACGGGAGCATGCCGCGTCTGCCTTCAGCCAGATCCGGCACCAGCAGGGACCGCCGAGTTCGACCAATACGAATCCAAACAGTTAAGAGACCAATTTAACGAGATCGAGTCTCAACTGCATGCAGCTTCATCTCAGATAGAAGAAACGAGCAACACAGAAGCAACAGCAGTGCGACGGGTTGCCGAACTGACAGCGCTAATTGAAAGCCGAACTCGTGAGCGCATCACGCCAAGACTACAAGCATTCGCTGACCTTAGCGAGAGGCTTGCCGAGGCAAGATCACTACAACGGGAAATGGAGGGGACCCTGCGCCAATGGGACCGGCTACAAGATCTCGAACTAGCTGCAAGGGAACTTCGGTCTGAGCGCGAGAACGCTAAGGCGGAACTGCAACGTCTGGAAGAGGCACTCGAAGAACGGCGTGAACAAATCTTTTCAGACCTAAACGAGGAATATGGTCATACGATCTCGCTTCTTGGGGTACCCGGCATCACCTCCGCATCGATCGACTCAAGAACCTATCTGCCAGTTATCAATGGAACCCCATGGCGCAAGCACGGCCCGCGAGGCGGCGGCATCACAACGGCGGCCCAGACCGCATATTGGGCGACACTGCTCGCGGTTGCACAGAAGCATAGTTGGACGCATTACCCCGCATTTCTACTAGTCGATAGCCCTCGGCAATCTGTGAATGATTCTGAAGCGCTCTCCCAAGCACTGTACCGGCGTTTGGTCGCCCTGGCCGACACAAATAGGGAGTTTTCACGCATTGGTGTTAACCGAGCCAAGATCCAAATCATTATTGCCGACAACAGCTTGCCGACCGCGTATCGCAGCGACTACGCACAGGTGGACTTCAGCATCGAGAATCCAACGGTGCCGACAATTCGGCATCCCGGCCCTGCCAAGGTTAAGCTGCTGGGCTCTTAA
- a CDS encoding helix-turn-helix domain-containing protein, which produces MARGDAHIGTRVRYWRGRRGLSQVALAGLAGMSQAYLSQIETGARTVDSRATLARLAEALQVTTASLEGQPADPRTPEHSSASAAIPAVRAALVAASLGDDVTTGRGVDELAAEVDRAVRLRTEADYARLTPLLPDLISDLHAATCSADEQTARTALRLMVSALYCCTFTVKYLGYPDLAMAAADQAQRAAERLDDPTVRGIADFVRIQSLPPELGRLARHLSADAVDRLAVLADDPTAGQVYGMLHLVSARVAAVDRRTADVATHLAEARSIATRLGETTDGGLVALWFGPTNVSFWETAIAVELGEGGRVRELAAGVTPDAVRSATRQASWYADLGRGLAQTRRADQEAVAHLVRAERIAPQRVRLNPAVRDTVSLILRRVRQRSVSSDLRALAERVGTVQGT; this is translated from the coding sequence ATGGCCCGCGGTGACGCTCACATCGGTACTCGGGTCCGCTACTGGCGTGGTCGCCGTGGCCTGTCACAGGTCGCGCTCGCCGGTCTCGCCGGTATGAGCCAGGCGTACCTGAGCCAGATCGAAACCGGCGCCCGTACCGTCGACTCCCGCGCCACGCTCGCCCGCCTCGCCGAGGCGTTACAGGTCACCACGGCCAGCCTCGAAGGCCAACCCGCCGACCCGCGCACGCCGGAGCACTCCAGCGCATCCGCCGCGATCCCAGCGGTACGCGCCGCGCTCGTCGCCGCATCGCTGGGGGATGACGTCACGACCGGCCGCGGCGTCGACGAGCTGGCCGCCGAGGTCGACCGCGCCGTTCGGCTCCGCACCGAGGCGGACTATGCGCGCCTCACGCCGCTACTGCCCGACCTGATCAGCGACCTGCACGCGGCGACGTGCTCCGCCGACGAGCAGACCGCGCGCACGGCGCTTCGGCTCATGGTGTCCGCGCTGTACTGCTGCACGTTCACCGTGAAGTATCTCGGCTATCCGGACCTCGCGATGGCCGCCGCCGACCAGGCGCAGCGCGCCGCCGAACGGCTCGACGATCCGACGGTCCGCGGCATCGCCGACTTCGTCCGCATCCAAAGCCTTCCACCGGAGCTGGGCCGCCTCGCCCGCCACCTGTCCGCCGATGCCGTCGACCGCCTGGCGGTCCTCGCCGACGACCCCACCGCCGGCCAGGTGTACGGCATGCTCCACCTCGTCTCCGCCCGCGTCGCCGCCGTCGACCGCCGCACCGCCGACGTCGCGACTCATCTGGCCGAGGCCCGATCCATTGCGACTCGGCTCGGCGAAACCACCGACGGCGGCCTGGTCGCTCTTTGGTTCGGCCCTACCAACGTCTCCTTCTGGGAAACCGCGATCGCCGTCGAACTAGGCGAAGGCGGCCGAGTCCGCGAACTCGCCGCCGGCGTCACCCCCGACGCCGTACGCTCCGCCACCCGCCAAGCGTCCTGGTACGCCGACCTCGGCCGCGGCCTGGCCCAAACCCGCCGAGCCGACCAAGAGGCCGTCGCACACCTAGTCCGCGCTGAGCGCATCGCCCCACAACGCGTCCGTCTCAATCCGGCCGTGCGCGACACCGTCTCGCTGATTCTGCGCCGTGTACGACAGAGATCTGTGAGCTCAGACCTCCGCGCGCTCGCCGAACGAGTGGGTACCGTTCAAGGCACTTAA
- a CDS encoding MFS transporter, with protein sequence MATGTDERQTVRKRGLAPLLASTGVTVTGDGIFAAAAPLLAASLTRNPVAVSAVSAAGYAAWFLVGLPAGALVDRWHRRAVMITADLARFVVLGVLALLLVTGHATVGLLIVAVFLVGVGACFFEPAAQAAVPAVVGRDKSALSRANGKVWALDTFGRSLAGPPIGAALFAAVAALPFGLDAVSFLVSAVLLIGLPAGRAKSAATEPILPAVRNGVRYLVRSAELRTLSLGMAAYNFGYNVAFATLVLFAEDILHLGNIGYGALVATAAVGGIVGGWLGPRVGQRMSARRVYAVALLAQGGAWALMLFGNPWVAGVALAVVGIASTTVSVVGGSARQLLTPDNMLGRVTAATRLLGIGSAGIGAMVGGAIAHAGTLHTPLIVAPILLAVLSVVFGLRSSTT encoded by the coding sequence ATGGCCACCGGTACCGACGAACGGCAGACCGTGCGTAAGCGCGGCCTGGCGCCGCTGCTCGCCTCGACGGGCGTCACGGTCACCGGTGACGGCATCTTCGCCGCGGCGGCTCCACTGCTCGCGGCATCGCTCACGCGCAACCCGGTCGCTGTCTCTGCGGTCTCCGCGGCCGGGTACGCGGCATGGTTCCTGGTCGGCCTCCCGGCCGGCGCGCTCGTCGACCGGTGGCACCGACGAGCCGTGATGATCACGGCCGACCTGGCGCGCTTCGTCGTCCTGGGCGTGCTGGCGCTCCTGCTGGTGACCGGGCACGCGACGGTCGGCCTGCTGATCGTGGCCGTCTTCCTGGTCGGAGTCGGCGCCTGCTTCTTCGAACCGGCCGCGCAGGCCGCGGTGCCGGCGGTCGTGGGACGGGACAAGTCGGCGCTGTCCCGCGCAAACGGCAAGGTCTGGGCGCTCGACACGTTCGGTCGATCCCTTGCGGGGCCACCGATCGGCGCCGCTCTGTTCGCGGCCGTGGCCGCGTTGCCGTTCGGTCTGGACGCCGTGTCCTTCCTCGTCTCGGCCGTGCTCCTGATCGGCCTTCCGGCCGGCCGCGCCAAATCGGCGGCAACCGAGCCGATCCTTCCGGCCGTACGCAACGGGGTCCGCTACCTCGTCCGCTCGGCCGAGCTGCGGACGCTCTCGCTCGGGATGGCCGCGTACAACTTCGGCTACAACGTGGCGTTCGCGACGCTGGTGCTGTTCGCCGAGGACATCCTTCACCTGGGCAACATCGGCTACGGCGCGCTCGTCGCGACGGCGGCTGTCGGCGGCATCGTCGGCGGCTGGCTCGGGCCGCGGGTCGGTCAACGCATGTCTGCCCGGCGCGTCTATGCCGTGGCGCTGCTTGCGCAGGGCGGTGCCTGGGCGTTGATGCTGTTCGGCAACCCGTGGGTCGCCGGCGTCGCCCTGGCCGTCGTCGGTATCGCGTCCACCACGGTCAGCGTCGTGGGCGGCTCGGCGCGGCAACTGCTCACCCCCGACAACATGCTCGGCCGGGTCACCGCGGCGACCCGGCTGCTCGGCATCGGCTCCGCGGGCATCGGCGCCATGGTCGGTGGCGCCATCGCGCACGCCGGGACGCTGCACACCCCCCTGATCGTCGCCCCGATCCTGCTCGCCGTGCTGTCGGTGGTGTTCGGGCTGCGATCCAGTACGACCTGA
- a CDS encoding DUF397 domain-containing protein, with translation MASVPDFGNAKWRKSSTSDSGGCVEVAYADGFIGVRDTKDHGAGPVLTFNRHEWTAFLEGVGNREFTLDELSK, from the coding sequence GTGGCAAGCGTGCCTGACTTCGGCAATGCCAAGTGGCGCAAGAGCAGTACCAGCGACTCCGGCGGCTGCGTCGAGGTCGCCTACGCGGACGGCTTCATCGGCGTACGCGACACGAAGGACCACGGCGCCGGCCCGGTCCTGACCTTCAACCGGCATGAGTGGACGGCGTTCCTCGAAGGCGTGGGCAACCGCGAGTTCACGTTGGACGAGCTGAGCAAGTAG
- a CDS encoding HEPN domain-containing protein — translation MSEVQSKFAGGLSEAAIRISQAPAPERPFIVQRFIGEAIDGRDETFLTYVRSACGVEIPQYAASDDFERVLLQVGFDIFPALLLELEAGDNTSPYQASLVLNSISIPMHERMVQAAIEVDEFRRLFPDYQPESIVKLEPLWRVSAFVQWLRGDGGSVTLGMLPASVVAHAVTMTGILNEITIEECFLNIRKAIKLAKGLASGASCKIPQVVGLSGVRLEDDVPKIELSGATLTNANSFSAGYLRGWGSARDPAAVLVVDVDEEIIKLSKDVESAINNSPISMLPGSASRRARDDVIEQDRKEVDLARYALLLASPFGEIYASQVEVATVLNPVRASGSAQVPVGIRHGGSSVEIGAAWVSDIQMLSSRIRESHPSSLNIGIKRLLSAAADRIDPMDSFIDAVMCWENLFGGAQETTFKVCASLAMMLEPDDVERRRALFKKAQDLYNARSKLVHGVSEPSFETAQEYRRDALLIAMRALRQAYSLPRFLALKGSVERHKYFLLNFGSNGEPMDGIAPS, via the coding sequence TTGAGCGAGGTGCAGTCAAAGTTCGCGGGTGGGTTGTCAGAAGCTGCGATAAGGATCTCGCAAGCTCCTGCACCTGAAAGGCCGTTCATCGTGCAACGGTTTATTGGCGAGGCGATAGATGGGCGTGATGAGACATTCTTGACCTACGTGCGTTCGGCTTGCGGTGTAGAGATTCCTCAGTACGCGGCGAGTGACGATTTCGAGCGAGTGCTCCTACAGGTCGGGTTTGATATTTTCCCAGCGCTGCTGCTTGAGTTGGAAGCGGGTGATAATACGTCGCCGTATCAGGCGAGCCTTGTTTTAAATAGCATCTCGATTCCGATGCATGAGCGAATGGTCCAGGCGGCTATTGAGGTCGACGAATTTAGGCGTCTCTTCCCTGACTATCAGCCGGAATCAATTGTGAAACTCGAACCGCTTTGGCGGGTTAGTGCATTTGTACAATGGTTGAGGGGTGACGGAGGTTCAGTTACGCTTGGCATGCTTCCAGCCTCCGTAGTGGCTCACGCCGTCACAATGACCGGAATCCTCAATGAGATCACCATTGAGGAATGCTTTTTAAATATACGGAAGGCGATCAAATTAGCTAAAGGCCTCGCGTCCGGAGCCTCGTGTAAGATCCCGCAAGTCGTAGGCCTGTCTGGCGTCCGACTCGAAGATGATGTGCCGAAGATCGAGTTGTCTGGCGCAACTCTCACTAACGCAAATTCCTTCTCGGCTGGCTATCTGCGAGGTTGGGGTTCCGCTAGGGATCCAGCGGCCGTGCTGGTAGTCGATGTGGATGAGGAGATCATTAAGTTATCGAAGGATGTGGAGTCGGCGATCAATAACTCTCCGATCTCCATGCTTCCGGGTAGTGCATCCCGGCGGGCTCGTGACGATGTGATTGAGCAGGATCGGAAGGAAGTCGATCTAGCGCGATACGCACTATTGCTGGCGTCACCTTTTGGAGAAATTTATGCTTCGCAAGTCGAAGTCGCAACAGTTCTAAATCCGGTCAGAGCTAGTGGGTCAGCGCAGGTTCCTGTCGGGATTCGGCACGGCGGCTCCTCCGTGGAAATCGGTGCTGCCTGGGTTTCTGACATTCAGATGCTTAGTAGTCGAATTCGTGAGAGCCACCCCTCTTCTCTTAACATTGGGATAAAGCGGCTACTTTCTGCGGCGGCTGATCGAATAGACCCGATGGATTCGTTTATTGACGCTGTAATGTGTTGGGAAAATTTGTTCGGCGGTGCGCAAGAGACAACATTCAAAGTGTGCGCTTCACTTGCAATGATGCTGGAACCTGATGACGTCGAACGTCGACGTGCGCTATTTAAGAAGGCTCAGGATCTGTATAACGCTCGCAGTAAGCTCGTGCACGGCGTCAGTGAACCGAGCTTTGAAACTGCGCAGGAGTATCGCCGAGACGCGCTATTGATTGCAATGCGAGCATTGAGGCAAGCTTATTCTTTGCCAAGATTCCTGGCCTTGAAGGGTTCTGTTGAGCGGCACAAGTATTTTTTACTGAACTTTGGCTCTAACGGGGAGCCTATGGATGGCATTGCCCCTTCCTAG
- a CDS encoding YajQ family cyclic di-GMP-binding protein: MANPSFDIVSNVDRQEVDNAVNQAAKEISQRFDFRGTGAEITWSGEEAISLVAETEDRVKAALDVFRDKLVKRGVSLKALDAGEPQQSGKTYKISAKLVQGIEQDKAKKIGKLIRDEGPKGVQAQIQGDQLRVTGKKKDDLQAVITLLKGADFDIPLQFTNYR; this comes from the coding sequence GTGGCGAATCCGAGCTTCGACATCGTCAGCAACGTCGACCGGCAGGAGGTCGACAACGCCGTGAACCAGGCGGCCAAGGAGATCAGCCAGCGGTTCGACTTCCGCGGTACCGGCGCCGAGATCACCTGGTCCGGCGAGGAGGCGATCTCGCTGGTCGCCGAGACCGAGGACCGGGTGAAGGCGGCACTCGACGTGTTCCGCGACAAGCTGGTCAAGCGTGGCGTGTCGTTGAAGGCGCTGGACGCGGGCGAGCCGCAGCAGTCCGGCAAGACGTACAAGATCAGCGCCAAGCTGGTGCAGGGCATCGAGCAGGACAAGGCGAAGAAGATCGGCAAGCTGATCCGGGACGAGGGGCCGAAGGGCGTGCAGGCGCAGATCCAGGGCGACCAGCTGCGCGTCACCGGCAAGAAGAAGGACGATCTGCAGGCGGTGATCACGCTGCTCAAGGGCGCCGATTTCGACATCCCGCTGCAGTTCACCAACTACCGGTAG